One segment of Gaiellales bacterium DNA contains the following:
- the secA gene encoding preprotein translocase subunit SecA — translation MSVFQKILRAGEGRTLKRMEQRVREINDLEPEFEALSDEQLAAKTIEFRERFDAGEDLDDLLPEAFAAVREAARRTVGMRPFDVQLIGGMVLHEGKIAEMKTGEGKTLVATLPLYLNALAGVNVHLVTVNDYLARRDAGWMGPIYQALGVSVGVLQNMMPDDERRAAYESDITYGTNSEFGFDYLRDNMAPARDYTVQRGHWFAIVDEVDSILIDEARTPLIISGEPEQAAETYYQFARAVRDLEPGEDYEVDEKFHTAAPTESGVDKVERALNVDNLYAPENGQLVNHLIQAIKAKELYKRDDEYVIVDGEVKIVDEFTGRIMEGRRWSEGLHQAVEAKEGVRIQEENVTVATITIQNYFRMYEKLAGMTGTAATEAAEFHEIYALEVVPIPTNVAVARRDENDLIFKTSEEKFDAVADDIEERHQLGQPVLVGTISVEVSEYLSKLLTRRGIPHEVLNAKNHEREATIIEQAGQMGAVTIATNMAGRGVDIKLGDGVRELGGLYVLGTERHESRRIDNQLRGRSGRQGDPGETRFYLSAQDEVIRLFAGDRIFTILDKLGPSDGSPIEHGMLTKRIEGAQKKVEEFHFVNRKNVVKYDDVLNEQRKQVYSRRQEILEGADIRDNVLEWTWDVIEAAVKAHAGGYAEEWDWTGMWVALSSLYPIRIPQAEYEGSSTPLEELVEVVYNDAVEHYEEREREWASADPELPRNLERWVTLQVTDTRWREHLDNMDYMRQGIGLRGYAQKDPLVEYRAEGQVMFDEMSFLIKQEVVRVVMHAEVEVDHAPGGEGGNVGILPPPSGQHGDYTYQHADAATLEALAAGAGTMEEPEELSMPVVEQRHVDPEKNVGRNDPCWCGSGKKYKRCHGV, via the coding sequence ATGAGCGTCTTCCAGAAGATCCTGCGCGCGGGCGAGGGCCGCACCCTCAAGCGCATGGAGCAGCGCGTCCGCGAGATCAACGACCTCGAGCCCGAGTTCGAGGCGCTCAGCGACGAGCAGCTGGCAGCAAAGACGATCGAGTTCCGCGAGCGTTTCGACGCCGGCGAGGATCTCGACGACCTGCTCCCCGAGGCGTTCGCCGCCGTCCGTGAGGCGGCCAGGCGCACGGTCGGGATGCGCCCCTTCGACGTCCAGCTGATCGGCGGCATGGTGCTGCACGAGGGCAAGATCGCCGAGATGAAGACCGGCGAGGGCAAGACCCTGGTGGCCACGCTGCCGCTGTACCTGAACGCCCTGGCCGGCGTCAACGTGCACCTGGTCACGGTGAACGACTACCTGGCCCGTCGCGACGCCGGCTGGATGGGGCCGATCTACCAGGCCCTCGGCGTCTCGGTCGGCGTGCTCCAGAACATGATGCCCGACGACGAGCGCCGCGCTGCGTACGAGTCCGACATCACGTATGGCACGAACTCCGAGTTCGGCTTCGATTACCTCCGCGACAACATGGCCCCCGCCCGCGACTACACCGTGCAGCGGGGCCACTGGTTCGCGATCGTGGACGAGGTCGACTCCATCCTGATCGACGAGGCGCGAACGCCGCTGATCATCTCCGGCGAGCCCGAGCAGGCTGCCGAGACCTACTACCAGTTCGCGCGGGCAGTCCGCGATCTGGAGCCGGGCGAGGACTACGAGGTGGACGAGAAGTTCCACACGGCGGCGCCGACGGAGTCAGGCGTGGACAAGGTCGAGCGCGCGCTAAACGTCGACAATCTCTACGCGCCCGAGAACGGACAGCTCGTCAACCACCTGATCCAGGCGATCAAGGCGAAGGAGCTCTACAAGCGCGACGACGAGTACGTGATCGTCGACGGCGAGGTCAAGATCGTCGACGAGTTCACCGGCCGCATCATGGAGGGTCGCCGCTGGTCGGAGGGCCTGCACCAGGCCGTGGAGGCCAAGGAGGGCGTGCGGATCCAGGAGGAGAACGTCACCGTCGCGACGATCACCATCCAGAACTACTTCCGCATGTACGAGAAGCTGGCCGGCATGACCGGCACGGCGGCGACGGAGGCGGCGGAGTTCCACGAGATCTACGCGCTCGAGGTCGTGCCCATCCCGACCAACGTCGCGGTGGCGCGCAGGGACGAGAACGACCTCATCTTCAAGACCTCCGAGGAGAAGTTCGACGCGGTCGCCGACGACATCGAGGAGCGCCACCAGCTGGGCCAGCCGGTGCTGGTCGGCACGATCTCGGTCGAGGTGTCCGAGTACCTCTCGAAGCTGCTCACCCGCCGCGGGATCCCGCACGAGGTGCTGAACGCCAAGAACCACGAGCGCGAGGCGACGATCATCGAGCAGGCCGGGCAGATGGGCGCCGTCACCATCGCGACCAACATGGCCGGCCGCGGCGTCGACATCAAGCTCGGCGACGGTGTTCGCGAGCTCGGCGGCCTCTACGTGCTCGGCACGGAGCGCCACGAGTCGCGCCGGATCGACAACCAGCTGCGCGGCCGCTCAGGCCGGCAGGGCGACCCGGGCGAGACCCGGTTCTACCTGTCCGCGCAGGACGAGGTGATCCGCCTGTTCGCCGGCGACCGCATCTTCACCATCCTGGACAAGCTGGGCCCCTCCGACGGCTCGCCGATCGAGCACGGGATGCTGACCAAGCGGATCGAGGGCGCGCAGAAGAAGGTGGAGGAGTTCCACTTCGTCAACCGCAAGAACGTCGTCAAGTACGACGACGTGCTGAACGAGCAGCGCAAGCAGGTGTACAGCCGCCGGCAGGAGATCCTCGAGGGCGCCGACATCCGCGACAACGTGCTCGAGTGGACGTGGGACGTGATCGAGGCGGCGGTGAAGGCCCACGCCGGCGGCTACGCCGAGGAGTGGGACTGGACCGGGATGTGGGTGGCGCTCAGCTCGCTCTACCCGATCCGGATCCCGCAGGCCGAGTACGAGGGGTCGAGCACGCCGCTCGAGGAGCTGGTCGAGGTCGTCTACAACGACGCCGTCGAGCACTACGAGGAGCGCGAGCGCGAGTGGGCCTCCGCCGACCCCGAGCTGCCCCGCAACCTCGAGCGCTGGGTCACGCTGCAGGTGACCGACACGCGCTGGCGCGAGCACCTCGACAACATGGATTACATGCGCCAGGGCATCGGCCTGCGCGGCTATGCGCAGAAGGACCCGCTGGTCGAGTACCGCGCCGAGGGCCAGGTGATGTTCGACGAGATGAGCTTCCTGATCAAGCAGGAGGTGGTCCGGGTCGTGATGCACGCCGAGGTCGAGGTCGACCATGCGCCCGGTGGAGAGGGCGGCAACGTCGGCATCCTCCCGCCGCCCTCCGGGCAGCACGGCGACTACACCTACCAGCACGCCGACGCCGCCACGCTGGAGGCGCTCGCGGCCGGAGCCGGGACGATGGAGGAGCCGGAGGAGCTGTCGATGCCGGTGGTCGAGCAGCGGCACGTCGATCCGGAGAAGAACGTCGGGCGCAACGACCCCTGCTGGTGCGGCAGCGGCAAGAAGTACAAGCGGTGCCATGGCGTCTAG
- the prfB gene encoding peptide chain release factor 2, with amino-acid sequence MITFDPDALRAQLGTLDAAMEAPGFWDDQRAAAKVAADRARVQRKLETFERLEADAGELDTMLEMAVEEAEWRDELEVTLARLGREIALLQEQALFTGEYDSGPAVVGVHAGAGGTDSQDWAQILLRMYERWADTRGFRVELLEQTPGEEAGLKSATFTLTGENAYGIMQAEKGVHRLVRLSPFDSAHRRHTSFAQVEISPLVEDDVDLEIDESDLRIDTYRSQGAGGQHVNKTDSAVRLTHLPTGIVVQCQNERSQLQNKAQAMRILKSRLIEREEELRRQALAKERGEAQDISFGSQIRSYVLHPYTMVNDHRTNVKIGNAQAVLDGDLDGLIHAYLLHRATG; translated from the coding sequence GTGATTACCTTTGACCCGGATGCGCTGAGGGCGCAGCTGGGGACGCTCGATGCGGCGATGGAGGCCCCCGGATTCTGGGACGACCAGCGGGCGGCAGCCAAGGTCGCCGCGGACCGCGCCCGCGTGCAGCGCAAGCTGGAGACGTTCGAGCGGCTCGAGGCAGACGCCGGCGAGCTCGACACGATGCTCGAGATGGCCGTTGAAGAGGCCGAATGGCGGGACGAGCTCGAGGTGACGCTCGCGCGGCTCGGCCGCGAGATCGCCCTGCTCCAGGAGCAGGCGCTGTTCACCGGGGAGTACGACTCCGGGCCGGCCGTCGTGGGCGTGCATGCCGGCGCCGGGGGCACCGACAGCCAGGACTGGGCGCAGATCCTGCTGCGCATGTACGAGCGCTGGGCGGACACGCGCGGGTTCAGGGTGGAGCTGCTCGAGCAGACACCGGGCGAGGAGGCGGGGCTGAAGAGCGCCACCTTCACGCTCACGGGCGAGAACGCCTACGGGATCATGCAGGCCGAGAAGGGCGTGCACCGGCTCGTGCGGCTGTCGCCGTTCGACTCCGCGCACCGGCGGCACACGAGCTTTGCGCAGGTCGAGATCTCGCCGCTGGTCGAGGACGACGTCGATCTCGAGATCGACGAGAGCGACCTGCGCATCGACACGTACCGCTCGCAGGGTGCCGGGGGGCAGCACGTCAACAAGACCGATTCCGCCGTGCGGCTCACGCACCTGCCGACGGGCATCGTCGTGCAGTGCCAGAACGAGCGCTCCCAGCTGCAGAACAAGGCGCAGGCGATGCGGATCCTGAAGAGCCGCCTGATCGAGCGGGAAGAGGAGCTACGCCGCCAAGCGCTGGCGAAGGAGCGCGGCGAGGCGCAGGACATCTCGTTCGGAAGTCAAATCCGTTCCTACGTGCTGCATCCCTACACGATGGTCAACGACCACCGGACGAACGTCAAGATCGGAAACGCCCAGGCCGTGCTGGACGGCGATCTGGACGGGCTGATCCACGCCTACCTGCTGCATCGAGCGACCGGCTGA
- the ftsE gene encoding cell division ATP-binding protein FtsE codes for MSDQPHLPDEPAMSPGAPLAVSDPPAGDLEPSVNGDGAVRSPSTAMILFDQVTKMYEPNIAGLRDVSLQIDKGEFVFLVGPSGSGKSTFIKLLLKELDVTSGNLIVGGRSLPKLKRSKIPILRRNIGCVFQDFKLLPNRTVYQNVAYALQVQGKSRAEIRKKVPDIIGLVGLADKSDRYPHELSGGEQQRVSVARAFVNHPPLLIADEPTGNLDPDTSVGIMQLLYRINRAGTTVVMATHDREMVDKMRRRVIQLDNARVVRDDRRGGYER; via the coding sequence ATGTCCGACCAGCCTCACCTCCCCGACGAACCCGCCATGTCGCCCGGCGCGCCGCTTGCGGTGTCCGATCCGCCCGCCGGCGACCTCGAGCCGTCCGTGAACGGCGACGGCGCCGTCCGCTCGCCCAGCACGGCGATGATCCTGTTCGATCAGGTGACGAAGATGTACGAGCCGAACATCGCCGGCCTGCGCGACGTCTCGCTGCAGATCGACAAGGGCGAGTTCGTGTTCCTCGTGGGGCCTTCCGGGTCGGGGAAGTCGACGTTCATCAAGCTGTTGCTGAAGGAGCTCGACGTCACATCGGGCAACCTGATCGTCGGCGGCCGCTCGCTCCCCAAGCTGAAGCGGTCGAAGATCCCCATCCTGCGCCGCAACATCGGCTGCGTGTTCCAGGACTTCAAGCTGCTGCCGAACCGCACGGTGTACCAGAACGTCGCGTACGCCCTGCAGGTCCAGGGCAAGTCGCGGGCGGAGATCCGCAAGAAGGTGCCGGACATCATCGGGCTGGTGGGCCTCGCCGACAAGAGCGACCGCTACCCGCACGAGCTGTCCGGCGGCGAGCAGCAGCGCGTCTCGGTCGCGCGAGCGTTCGTCAACCACCCGCCGCTCCTGATCGCCGACGAGCCGACCGGGAACCTCGATCCCGACACGTCCGTGGGGATCATGCAGCTGCTCTACCGGATCAACCGGGCCGGCACGACGGTCGTCATGGCGACCCATGACCGTGAGATGGTGGACAAGATGCGTCGTCGCGTGATCCAGCTCGACAACGCGCGCGTCGTCCGCGACGACAGACGCGGAGGGTACGAGCGGTGA
- a CDS encoding permease-like cell division protein FtsX, whose product MRWRFFVSEAMNSIRGNVATTVAASLTVLIVTFLLAVFASLGLFLYDKTVGVRNGVTVKTYMLRGTENDTATLNKVHNQLAALPYVQKITYVSPQQALKSLPTSDQKDATFLENNPLPPAFYLKLTDPEKASQVSAGASRIPEIRDCGSAPCVTYGKEITDKVLRVTKWVLGVLGSLMALLGIAAVVLIANTIRLSIFSRRREIEVMKLVGATNWFVRVPFVLEGMLTGFAGAAGGVVLLLLVYAGLSNLNSGLTDPTNSFPGGVGGLGLALVLFGMLLGAFGSGLTLRKFLRI is encoded by the coding sequence GTGAGGTGGCGGTTCTTCGTCTCCGAGGCGATGAACTCGATCCGGGGCAACGTGGCGACCACGGTCGCCGCCAGCCTCACGGTGCTGATCGTGACGTTCCTGCTCGCGGTGTTCGCCTCGCTCGGGCTGTTTCTCTATGACAAGACGGTGGGGGTTCGAAACGGCGTCACGGTGAAGACGTACATGCTGCGGGGCACGGAGAACGACACGGCCACCCTCAACAAGGTGCACAACCAGCTGGCCGCGCTGCCGTACGTGCAGAAGATCACCTACGTCTCGCCGCAGCAGGCGCTTAAGTCCCTTCCCACCAGCGATCAGAAGGACGCGACGTTCCTCGAGAACAATCCGCTGCCTCCCGCCTTCTACCTGAAGCTCACGGATCCCGAGAAGGCGTCCCAGGTGTCCGCCGGTGCCAGCCGGATCCCCGAGATCAGGGACTGCGGCTCCGCCCCGTGCGTCACCTACGGAAAGGAGATCACCGACAAGGTGCTGCGCGTCACCAAGTGGGTGCTCGGTGTGCTGGGGTCGCTGATGGCCCTGCTCGGGATCGCGGCAGTCGTGCTGATCGCAAATACGATCCGCCTCTCCATCTTCTCCCGCCGCCGTGAGATCGAGGTCATGAAGCTGGTCGGCGCGACGAACTGGTTCGTGCGAGTGCCGTTCGTGCTCGAGGGCATGCTGACCGGGTTCGCCGGCGCCGCGGGGGGCGTCGTCTTGCTGCTGCTGGTGTACGCCGGGCTCTCGAACCTCAACAGCGGCCTGACGGATCCGACCAACAGCTTCCCGGGCGGTGTGGGCGGCCTCGGGCTTGCGCTGGTCCTGTTCGGCATGCTGCTCGGCGCCTTCGGCTCCGGCCTCACGCTTCGCAAGTTCCTGCGGATCTGA
- a CDS encoding S41 family peptidase: MGRRALIWLVAAVSLVTAFLGGFELHSRTVSRMEGAGTAQAATIRDEVLQELRQSYYRPLTPAALRAGNVRGLIRALHDPYTRYLSPHAYQLVVTSEQSSYVGVGLALTRARGGLLVTGALPGLPAAQSGIRAGDVIRQVESRSLAHLRYRRAVQLLQGPVGRPLALVIRRRGAPRPVHVTLLREAVDLPIAFSRSIAFHGRRYEYVNLPGFVHGAGARVREIAEHATRMRRAGLILDLRGNVGGLLDEAVAVADVFQPTGVVVAIHGLHEPSHVYEADNTAVGDLPVVVLVDRSTASAAEVVAGSLQRARRAVVVGSRSFGKGTVQALHPLAGGGALKLTVAVFQLAGGEQVNRRGIRPDVPVREDPTSQPDDVLAAALRVLARS; the protein is encoded by the coding sequence ATGGGGCGACGCGCTCTGATCTGGCTGGTGGCCGCCGTGTCGCTGGTGACCGCGTTCCTGGGCGGGTTCGAGCTGCACTCGAGGACCGTGTCGCGGATGGAGGGCGCGGGCACAGCCCAGGCGGCGACGATACGAGACGAGGTGCTCCAGGAGCTCCGGCAGTCCTACTACCGGCCGCTCACCCCGGCAGCCCTGCGCGCGGGGAACGTGCGCGGGCTGATCCGCGCGCTGCACGACCCCTACACGCGCTACCTCTCGCCGCACGCATACCAGCTGGTCGTCACGTCCGAGCAGTCGAGCTACGTCGGGGTCGGGCTTGCGCTCACTCGCGCCCGCGGCGGTCTGCTGGTCACCGGCGCCCTGCCCGGCCTGCCGGCCGCGCAGAGCGGCATCCGCGCCGGGGACGTTATCCGCCAGGTCGAGAGCCGGTCGCTGGCCCACCTGCGGTACCGCCGCGCCGTCCAGCTGCTCCAGGGCCCCGTCGGCCGGCCGCTCGCGCTCGTCATCCGCCGTCGCGGCGCCCCCCGTCCGGTGCACGTCACGCTCCTGCGCGAGGCGGTCGACCTGCCGATCGCCTTCAGCCGCTCCATCGCGTTCCACGGCCGCCGGTACGAGTACGTGAACCTCCCGGGCTTCGTGCACGGAGCGGGCGCGCGGGTGCGCGAGATCGCGGAGCACGCAACCAGGATGCGGCGCGCGGGCCTGATCCTCGACCTGCGGGGGAACGTCGGCGGGCTGCTCGACGAGGCCGTGGCGGTCGCCGACGTGTTCCAGCCGACCGGCGTCGTCGTGGCCATTCACGGACTGCACGAGCCGTCGCATGTCTACGAGGCCGACAACACAGCCGTCGGCGACCTGCCGGTGGTCGTGCTCGTGGACCGATCCACCGCGAGCGCTGCCGAGGTGGTCGCCGGGTCGCTGCAGCGCGCCCGTCGGGCCGTTGTGGTCGGCTCGCGCAGCTTCGGCAAGGGCACCGTGCAGGCGCTGCATCCGCTTGCCGGCGGCGGGGCGCTCAAGCTCACTGTCGCGGTGTTCCAGCTGGCCGGCGGCGAGCAGGTGAACCGCCGCGGCATCCGTCCGGACGTGCCCGTGCGCGAAGACCCCACCTCCCAGCCGGACGACGTTCTCGCCGCGGCGCTGCGCGTCCTCGCGCGTTCGTGA
- a CDS encoding RNB domain-containing ribonuclease, with the protein MTVAGPPALKVCEVARRGKLLVGEPFFEPGLPVTLGRRGSVPAGEGDLVSVEMHGGRGRVADVLGRPNRIGDVLHAVLVDEGVAVPWPGEVEAEVAALPRDPLPPDPSRADLRDRLTFTIDPPDARDFDDAVTVEREDGGLRVLVHIADVSAFVTAGGPLDREASLRGCSVYLPGRVEPMLPHALSSGVCSLQPDVDRYAVTIDVAPDGAMTAYRSVIRSDHRLSYPQVERIFAGDEQPPAPLAAALADARGLAARLRAERYRRGAARIESREVEFAFADGRVREATAAAEHEAHALVEELMLMANERVADLLASARAPALYRVHLPPDPDAVRLLLARLAALDVPTPPEPELHSGRDAARFAAAISERVSQYVTTSARGRVAFPTLVLRALERARYAPQNLGHSGLASPAYCHFTSPIRRYPDLVVHRALLARIGAADAAPDDPERLHRDAVHCSEAERIAARIERRGDDVCLAFLLEQVLFERGWEEPFEGEIVGLIEGAVFVRFGDVFEGLLPVRRLGRERFEIDRLGIAMVGTTSGRRHRLGDAVDVRVQSIERARGRVLLDRAGRPGR; encoded by the coding sequence GTGACGGTCGCGGGGCCGCCCGCACTGAAGGTCTGCGAGGTCGCGAGGCGCGGCAAGCTGCTGGTCGGCGAGCCGTTCTTCGAGCCGGGGCTTCCGGTCACCCTCGGCCGGCGGGGGAGCGTGCCGGCCGGTGAGGGCGACCTCGTGTCCGTGGAAATGCATGGGGGCCGGGGGCGCGTGGCGGATGTGCTCGGCCGGCCCAATCGCATCGGCGACGTCCTGCACGCGGTGCTCGTGGACGAGGGGGTCGCCGTGCCGTGGCCCGGGGAGGTGGAGGCGGAGGTTGCCGCGCTGCCCCGGGATCCGCTGCCGCCCGACCCGTCGCGCGCCGACCTTCGCGACCGCCTGACCTTCACCATCGACCCACCCGACGCGCGGGACTTCGACGATGCCGTCACGGTCGAGCGCGAGGACGGCGGCCTCCGGGTGCTCGTCCACATCGCCGACGTGTCGGCGTTCGTCACGGCCGGTGGGCCGCTCGACCGCGAGGCGTCGCTCCGCGGTTGCTCGGTCTATCTGCCGGGCCGCGTGGAGCCGATGCTGCCGCATGCCCTGTCGAGCGGCGTCTGCAGCCTGCAGCCGGATGTCGACCGCTACGCCGTGACCATCGACGTGGCGCCGGACGGGGCGATGACGGCCTACCGGAGCGTCATCCGCAGCGACCACCGTCTCAGCTATCCGCAGGTCGAGCGGATCTTCGCGGGCGACGAGCAGCCGCCGGCCCCGCTTGCTGCGGCGCTCGCGGACGCCCGTGGGCTCGCGGCCCGACTGCGCGCGGAGCGCTACCGGCGGGGCGCGGCGCGCATCGAGTCGCGCGAGGTCGAGTTCGCGTTCGCCGACGGGCGTGTCCGCGAGGCGACGGCGGCGGCCGAGCACGAGGCGCACGCGCTGGTCGAGGAGCTCATGCTGATGGCGAACGAGCGGGTCGCGGACCTGCTTGCGAGCGCCCGGGCGCCCGCGCTCTACCGCGTCCACCTGCCGCCGGACCCGGACGCCGTGCGTCTGCTGCTCGCGCGGCTTGCGGCACTGGATGTGCCGACGCCGCCGGAGCCGGAGCTGCACAGCGGCCGCGACGCGGCGCGGTTTGCGGCGGCGATCAGCGAGCGGGTGTCGCAGTACGTCACGACGTCGGCACGCGGGCGCGTGGCGTTCCCGACGCTCGTGCTGCGAGCGCTGGAGCGGGCGCGGTACGCCCCCCAGAACCTCGGCCATTCGGGGCTGGCCAGCCCGGCGTACTGCCACTTCACCTCGCCGATCCGCCGGTACCCCGATCTGGTCGTGCACCGGGCGCTGCTGGCGCGGATCGGCGCGGCAGACGCTGCGCCGGACGATCCCGAGCGGCTGCACCGCGATGCCGTGCACTGCAGCGAGGCCGAGCGCATCGCCGCGCGGATCGAACGACGCGGCGACGACGTGTGCCTCGCCTTCCTGCTCGAGCAGGTGCTGTTCGAGCGCGGGTGGGAGGAGCCCTTCGAGGGCGAGATCGTGGGGCTGATCGAGGGCGCGGTGTTCGTCCGGTTCGGCGACGTGTTCGAGGGTCTGCTGCCCGTGCGCCGGCTCGGCCGGGAACGGTTCGAGATCGACCGGCTGGGGATTGCCATGGTCGGAACCACGAGTGGCCGGCGCCACCGGCTCGGCGATGCGGTGGACGTGCGCGTGCAGTCGATCGAGCGGGCGCGGGGGCGGGTGCTGCTGGATCGCGCCGGTCGGCCCGGCCGCTGA
- a CDS encoding penicillin-binding transpeptidase domain-containing protein has protein sequence MVGARSTEHGPRRRLRRLLVVGAAVLATGAAAVAGYVALRGAPVSIGSSGPDPRSPVRLFTSAWVAGDFRTMYSQLTPAARAATTYRRFVHTYRQAAATGSLTAVTVEQGTRVANGAGTVPVVLRSSLFGALSERLVLPLVQVRNAYRIAWEPQLAWPGLARGERLERVSRVPDRRGRILSNDRQALAHGPANSREYPQGAPFYTITGFVRAPQTRAARRARVAAGWPAGAKYGQGGLEGSLDRVLGGAPRIDLVGEGVSGTRLLARHHGRRPRDVVTTLDPTLQADATAALAGRYGGITILDARNGAVRAAAGIAMDATQPPGSTFKIVTASAALTAGAADLDSYYAPARYADVGGFKLNNFHHEVCGGTLLTSFANSCNSVFGPVAVATGGKELYRTAVKFGFNTRPHIAYPVDESVMPSRTALRNSVILGVAGIGQAGVAATPLEMASVGQVIAGNGLMHPPWIARFPRRFSDHRRSRRVISRRVAGKVAEMMRAVVSYGTGTSASSSLATVNGKTGTAEVGPDIKTDAWFVGYAPAEAPKVVVSVLIVHGGVGGEVAAPIARTMIEDALQR, from the coding sequence ATGGTCGGCGCCCGCAGCACGGAGCACGGGCCGCGGCGCCGGCTGCGGCGCCTGCTCGTCGTGGGAGCCGCGGTCCTTGCCACCGGGGCGGCCGCGGTGGCCGGGTACGTCGCCCTCCGGGGCGCTCCCGTGTCGATCGGGTCCAGCGGTCCCGACCCGAGGTCGCCCGTGCGGCTCTTCACGTCGGCCTGGGTGGCGGGGGACTTCCGCACGATGTACTCCCAGCTCACGCCGGCAGCGCGGGCAGCCACGACGTACCGGCGGTTCGTGCACACCTACAGGCAGGCGGCCGCCACGGGCTCGCTGACGGCCGTGACGGTGGAGCAGGGAACCCGCGTTGCGAACGGGGCCGGCACGGTGCCGGTGGTGCTTCGCAGCTCGCTGTTCGGAGCGCTGAGCGAACGCCTGGTGCTGCCGCTCGTGCAGGTCAGGAACGCGTACCGGATCGCCTGGGAGCCGCAGCTCGCGTGGCCGGGCCTGGCGCGCGGCGAGCGCCTGGAGCGCGTGTCGCGTGTCCCCGACCGCCGCGGGCGCATCCTCTCAAACGACCGCCAGGCACTGGCCCACGGGCCGGCGAACAGCCGCGAGTACCCGCAGGGCGCACCGTTCTACACGATCACCGGGTTCGTCCGCGCCCCGCAGACCCGTGCCGCGCGCCGGGCCCGCGTCGCGGCCGGCTGGCCCGCCGGCGCGAAGTACGGCCAGGGCGGCCTGGAGGGGTCGCTCGACCGCGTGCTCGGCGGTGCGCCACGCATCGACCTCGTCGGCGAGGGAGTGTCCGGGACGCGGCTGCTGGCACGCCACCATGGCAGGCGGCCGCGCGACGTCGTGACGACGCTCGACCCGACGCTGCAGGCGGACGCGACGGCCGCGCTGGCCGGCCGCTACGGCGGCATCACGATCCTCGACGCGCGCAACGGCGCCGTCCGCGCGGCGGCCGGCATCGCGATGGACGCGACGCAGCCGCCCGGATCCACGTTCAAGATCGTGACCGCATCGGCGGCGCTGACGGCCGGCGCGGCCGATCTCGACAGCTATTACGCGCCCGCCCGGTACGCGGACGTCGGCGGCTTCAAGCTGAACAACTTCCACCACGAGGTGTGCGGCGGCACGCTGCTCACGTCCTTCGCGAACAGCTGCAACTCGGTGTTCGGCCCCGTCGCCGTTGCCACGGGGGGCAAGGAGCTGTACAGAACGGCGGTGAAGTTCGGGTTCAACACGCGGCCGCACATCGCCTATCCGGTGGACGAGAGCGTGATGCCGAGCCGCACCGCGCTGCGCAACTCCGTCATCCTCGGGGTCGCCGGCATCGGCCAGGCCGGAGTGGCCGCGACGCCGCTCGAGATGGCCTCCGTCGGGCAGGTGATCGCCGGCAACGGCCTGATGCACCCGCCGTGGATCGCGCGATTTCCGAGGCGCTTCAGCGACCACCGGCGAAGCCGGCGGGTGATCTCGCGGCGCGTCGCCGGCAAGGTGGCCGAGATGATGCGCGCCGTCGTCAGCTACGGGACGGGGACGTCAGCGTCGAGCTCGCTGGCGACCGTCAACGGCAAGACGGGAACCGCGGAGGTCGGGCCGGACATCAAGACGGACGCCTGGTTCGTCGGATACGCGCCGGCCGAGGCGCCGAAGGTGGTGGTCTCGGTGCTAATCGTGCATGGCGGTGTCGGCGGCGAGGTGGCCGCCCCGATCGCGCGCACGATGATCGAGGATGCGCTCCAGCGGTGA
- a CDS encoding HAD-IIA family hydrolase, whose translation MTAVRGIVLDMEGVLHVDWQPIRGSAEAVRRLAGAGLALAVLTNTTGRTRAAIAERLDGMGFALPAGRIITAASAAADHVRAEHPGARVCALVEPGVAPDLEGIDIVADPGDADVVLLGGPDGSWTYERLNRVFRVIREGVPLIAMQRNRWWPTVDGPSLDAGMFVAGLEYAASTTATVIGKPSPEIYRTACELLGVPPAAAMMVGDDPESDLAPAAAIGMRTCLVRTGKGAAFGEAAVDLDLPDLAALPEALVQKGLTGRA comes from the coding sequence GTGACCGCTGTTCGCGGGATCGTGCTCGACATGGAGGGCGTGCTCCACGTCGACTGGCAGCCGATCCGCGGGTCCGCGGAGGCGGTGCGGCGGCTGGCGGGCGCCGGCCTGGCCCTGGCCGTGCTCACGAACACGACCGGCCGCACGCGTGCGGCCATCGCCGAGCGGCTGGATGGCATGGGGTTCGCGCTCCCGGCGGGGCGGATCATCACGGCAGCGTCAGCGGCGGCCGATCACGTGCGCGCAGAGCATCCGGGGGCACGGGTCTGCGCGCTGGTGGAGCCGGGCGTGGCCCCGGATCTCGAGGGCATCGACATCGTGGCCGACCCGGGCGATGCCGACGTCGTCCTGCTCGGCGGGCCGGACGGCAGCTGGACGTACGAGCGGCTGAACCGTGTCTTCCGGGTGATCCGCGAGGGGGTCCCGCTCATCGCGATGCAGCGGAACCGTTGGTGGCCGACGGTGGACGGGCCGTCGCTCGACGCGGGGATGTTCGTCGCCGGGCTCGAGTATGCCGCCTCGACGACGGCGACGGTGATCGGCAAGCCTTCGCCCGAGATCTACCGGACGGCATGCGAGCTGCTCGGGGTGCCGCCGGCCGCCGCGATGATGGTCGGAGACGATCCCGAGTCCGACCTGGCGCCGGCCGCGGCGATCGGCATGCGAACCTGCCTGGTGCGGACGGGCAAAGGGGCGGCGTTCGGCGAGGCCGCCGTCGACCTCGACCTGCCGGACCTGGCCGCACTGCCCGAGGCGCTGGTGCAGAAGGGCCTGACCGGCCGGGCCTGA